A single genomic interval of Prunus dulcis chromosome 5, ALMONDv2, whole genome shotgun sequence harbors:
- the LOC117627224 gene encoding protein NLP7-like has product MVEPEEESQTQAIPPKSKNIVDDREAALMEFDLDLDTFWPLDPVHFPSNPTSPPLFSSTGQPCSPLWDFPDGDADNDDKLAGQVDQALSDRPQFSSCIPDPGREIPRENEDRRMPTSPFLGLEPVENPNAYCLIKEKITQALRQLKELTDQHVLAQFWAPVKNGGRYVLTTSGQPFVLDPHTNGLHQYRMASLMYMFSVDGESDGMLGLPGRVFQQKLPEWTPNVQYYSIKEYPRLGHAQHYNVQGTLALPVFEPSGRSCIGVLELIMTSPKISYASEVDKVCKALEAVSLKSSEILDHTSMQIQICNEGRQTALTEILEILTVVCETHKLPLAQTWVPCMHRNVLAYGGGLKKSCTSFDGSCMEQVCMSTTDAAFYIVDAPMWHFREACVEHHLQKGQGVAGRAFLSRSACFCRDITQFCKTDYPLVHYARMFKLTSCFAICLQSTHTGNDDYILEFFLPPSITDSYEQQTLLGSLLAIIKNHFQSLKVASGIILEEEGLVEMVQASTNKGLDSRLECISIPRSAETPPGPALPNGEEMVHLDSSKPQLMVSNAVNEGGENNISCPENKDIKKKSEKKRGKAEKSISLEVLQQYFAGSLKDAAKSLGVCPTTMKRICRHHGISRWPSRKIKKVNHSLSKLQRVIESVQGAEGAFGLTSLTASPRSGAVGSICRPYILNGSNQQNSPSSKPSELHGEKKDSSTPTTPGKEGQAWIENQLLDGGILSQEELLLEHGRFLLDDGKGSNTSKTGSSSREASAGTPTSHGSCQGSPANGNALVNNPFVPSIHDQCIEVNGFPESAVRPPKEPNLSVACSIPDAVLMTDPEEPCRGMLIEDAGSSKDLKNLCPQVDTTVDEQVPEAACTNPPCSDSALNPSNTMPHIIARQDMKSVTIKATYKEDIIRFRISMSSGIVELKDEVAKRLKLEMGTFDIKYMDDDLEWVLIACDADLQECMEICRSLGRKMIRLSVHDIMSNFGSSCGSM; this is encoded by the exons ATGGTCGAGCCAGAAGAGGAAAGCCAAACTCAAGCCATTCCGCCAAAGTCAAAGAACATAGTGGACGACAGAGAAGCTGCGCTCATGGAGTTTGATCTTGACCTCGATACTTTTTGGCCGTTGGATCCGGTTCACTTTCCTTCTAACCCCACGTCCCCTCCTTTGTTCTCGTCCACTGGCCAGCCCTGTTCTCCTTTATGGGATTTTCCTGATGGTGATGCTGATAATGATGATAAGCTCGCTGGACAAGTTGATCAAGCTCTTTCTGACCGTCCTCAATTCAGTTCCT GTATTCCTGATCCGGGAAGGGAAATACCAAGAGAGAATGAGGACAGAAGAATGCCAACATCCCCCTTTTTGGGACTGGAACCTGTTGAAAATCCTAATGCTTATTGCTTAATTAAAGAGAAGATCACTCAAGCTCTGAGACAGCTCAAGGAATTGACTGACCAACATGTTCTAGCTCAGTTTTGGGCACCAGTGAAGAATGGGGGTCGGTATGTGCTCACAACTTCTGGGCAACCCTTTGTTCTTGATCCTCATACTAATGGACTTCATCAGTATAGGATGGCTTCTCTGATGTATATGTTTTCTGTGGATGGAGAGAGTGATGGAATGCTTGGGCTCCCTGGCCGTGTTTTCCAGCAAAAATTGCCAGAATGGACCCCAAATGTTCAGTACTACTCCATCAAAGAGTATCCACGGCTTGGACATGCTCAGCATTACAATGTTCAGGGAACCTTAGCTTTGCCCGTGTTTGAACCCTCTGGACGGTCCTGTATTGGTGTTCTTGAGCTCATAATGACTTCTCCGAAGATCAGCTATGCTTCTGAGGTTGATAAAGTTTGCAAAGCACTTGAG GCAGTAAGTCTGAAAAGTTCAGAGATATTGGATCATACAAGCATGCAG ATTCAAATATGCAATGAAGGTCGCCAAACTGCATTGACGGAAATCTTGGAGATACTGACAGTGGTGTGTGAAACTCACAAATTACCGCTTGCTCAGACCTGGGTTCCTTGTATGCATCGCAATGTTTTGGCTTATGGTGGTGGCCTGAAGAAGAGCTGTACTAGCTTTGATGGTAGTTGCATGGAACAGGTCTGCATGTCCACAACGGATGCGGCATTCTACATTGTCGATGCTCCTATGTGGCATTTTCGAGAGGCCTGTGTTGAGCATCACTTACAAAAGGGTCAAGGGGTTGCTGGGAGGGCATTTTTGTCCCGTAGCGCATGCTTCTGCAGAGACATTACCCAGTTCTGCAAAACTGACTACCCTTTAGTACACTACGCACGCATGTTTAAGTTAACCAGCTGTTTTGCAATCTGCTTACAGAGCACTCATACTGGAAATGATGATTACATTCTAGAATTTTTTCTTCCCCCGAGCATCACAGACAGTTATGAACAACAAACTTTGTTGGGCTCCTTATTGGCAATAATAAAGAATCATTTCCAGAGTCTCAAGGTTGCTTCTGGAATTATACTTGAAGAGGAAGGGCTTGTCGAAATGGTTCAAGCTTCTACAAACAAGGGACTTGACTCAAGACTTGAATGTATAAGTATACCCCGTTCCGCGGAAACACCACCAGGGCCTGCCTTACCTAATGGAGAAGAGATGGTGCATCTAGATTCATCAAAGCCACAGTTAATGGTAAGCAATGCTGTTAATGAGGGTGGAGAAAACAATATTTCTTGTCCAGAGAATAAagacataaaaaagaaatcagaaaAGAAACGAGGAAAAGCAGAGAAATCAATTAGTCTAGAGGTTCTCCAACAATATTTTGCTGGGAGTCTTAAAGATGCTGCTAAGAGCCTTGGAG TTTGTCCTACTACAATGAAGCGCATCTGTAGGCATCATGGAATCTCCCGCTGGCCATCTCGCAAGATCAAGAAGGTGAACCATTCTCTCTCTAAGCTACAGCGTGTAATTGAATCAGTCCAAGGTGCTGAAGGAGCATTTGGTTTAACTTCTCTTACTGCAAGTCCACGTTCTGGTGCTGTTGGGTCAATTTGTCGGCCTTATATCTTAAATGGGTCTAATCAGCAAAACTCACCAAGCTCTAAACCCAGTGAACTTCatggagaaaagaaagacTCATCCACCCCTACTACACCAGGAAAAGAGGGGCAGGCTTGGATAGAAAATCAGTTGCTAGATGGGGGGATTCTGAGTCAGGAGGAACTTCTTCTGGAACATGGCAGGTTTCTGCTAGACGATGGTAAAGGCTCAAACACATCCAAAACGGGAAGCAGCTCAAGGGAGGCGAGTGCTGGTACCCCTACTTCTCATGGATCATGCCAAGGTAGTCCTGCAAATGGAAATGCGTTGGTAAACAATCCCTTTGTTCCTTCCATCCATGATCAATGCATCGAAGTGAATGGCTTCCCTGAATCAGCAGTTCGACCACCAAAGGAACCGAATTTATCAGTCGCATGCTCAATACCCGATGCTGTCCTGATGACAGATCCTGAAGAACCATGTAGAGGAATGCTAATAGAGGATGCTGGAAGTTcaaaagatttgaaaaatCTGTGTCCTCAAGTAGACACTACGGTGGACGAGCAAGTTCCAGAAGCTGCTTGTACAAACCCCCCATGTTCTGATTCCGCTCTAAACCCATCCAACACAATGCCACATATCATAGCTAGGCAAGACATGAAGAGTGTGACCATAAAGGCTACGTATAAAGAAGATATTATTCGGTTTCGTATATCTATGAGTTCTGGTATTGTGGAGCTGAAAGATGAAGTGGCAAAGAGATTAAAACTGGAAATGGGCACATTTGATATCAAATATATGGATGACGACCTGGAGTGGGTTCTGATAGCCTGTGATGCAGACCTGCAGGAGTGTATGGAAATTTGTAGATCATTAGGCAGAAAAATGATCCGACTCTCGGTTCATGACATTATGTCCAATTTTGGAAGCTCTTGCGGGAGCATGTAG
- the LOC117627225 gene encoding bidirectional sugar transporter SWEET4-like: MVSADVVRTVIGVIGNVISLILFLSPVPTFVRIWKKGSVEQYSPAPYLATLANCMVWALYGLPMVHPHSILVVTINGSAIFIELSYIILFIIYASDKKQRLKVLLILLVELVLMALLVLTVLILAHTYERRSLIVGIVCILCNIMMYASPLAVMKLVITTKSVEFMPFCLSLFSFANGLAWFSFALIRFDIFLTIPNGLGLLFGSGQLILYATYYKNTKRLLAERKARQVSLTEVVSDGDEPKKIGSTTQNGSAPQHGT; the protein is encoded by the exons ATGGTTTCTGCAGATGTTGTTCGAACCGTGATCGGTGTCATAG GAAACGTTATCTCACTCATTCTGTTCCTATCACCAGT GCCGACTTTTGTTCGAATATGGAAAAAAGGTTCAGTGGAGCAATACTCACCAGCCCCATACCTTGCAACCCTAGCCAACTGCATGGTGTGGGCCCTCTACGGATTGCCTATGGTGCACCCTCACAGTATTTTGGTGGTGACCATCAATGGCTCTGCCATTTTCATTGAGCTTTCCTacatcatcctcttcatcatctACGCGTCTGACAAGAAGCAGAGGCTCAAAGTGCTTCTGATTTTACTTGTGGAGCTCGTACTCATGGCTCTTCTTGTCCTCACGGTTCTCATTTTGGCCCATACATACGAGAGGAGGTCACTTATTGTGGGCATCGTTTGCATTCTATGTAACATCATGATGTATGCTTCACCTCTCGCTGTCATG AAATTGGTGATTACAACAAAGAGTGTGGAATTCATGCCGTTTTGCCTCTCGTTATTTTCCTTTGCCAATGGTCTTGCCTGGTTTTCATTTGCTCTCATCCGTTTCGACATCTTCTTGACT ATTCCCAATGGGCTGGGCTTACTTTTTGGGTCGGGCCAGCTGATTCTCTACGCCACATACTACAAGAATACAAAGAGACTGTTGGCAGAAAGGAAAGCTAGGCAGGTGAGTTTGACAGAGGTGGTTTCCGACGGAGATGAACCCAAAAAGATAGGCAGTACTACTCAGAATGGTAGTGCTCCTCAACACGGGACATGA
- the LOC117627421 gene encoding protein KINESIN LIGHT CHAIN-RELATED 1, which translates to MPGLVSVKTPPDSAPLRISVPDPQPQPQRSEPAPISKTPSPHHKKPPSPSPSRSKPSPTRSKKPQPASPDPILADASLDNPDLGPFLLKLARDTIASGEGPNKALDYAVRASKSFERCAVEGEPSLDLAMSLHVLAAIYCSLGRFEEAVPVLDRAIRVPEVQRGSDHALAAFSGHMQLGDTYSMLGQVDRSIECYEEGLKIQIEALGDTDPRVGETCRYLAEAHVQAMQFERAEELCKKTLEIHRAHSEPASLEEAADRRLMALICEAKGDYESALEHLVLASMAMIANGQENEVAAIDVSIGNIYMSLCRFDEAVFSYQKALTVLKSSKGDNHPSVASVFVRLADLYHRTGKIRESKSYCENSLRIYVKPVPGTTAEEISGGLTEISAIYESMDEPEEALKLLQKAMKLLEDKPGQQSTIAGIEARMGVMFCVLGRYEEARSSFESAVVKLRASGEKKSPFFGVVLNQMGLACVQLFKIDEAAELFEEARGILEQECGPCHQDTLGIYSNLAATYDAMGRVEDAIEILEYVLKLREEKLGIANPDFEDEKRRLTELLKEAGRTRDRKAKSLENLIDPNSKKTKKEGTKRWGGLGFRL; encoded by the exons ATGCCGGGTTTGGTCTCTGTCAAAACCCCGCCCGACTCCGCCCCGCTCCGAATCTCAGTCCCGGATCCCCAACCACAGCCCCAAAGATCCGAACCCGCCCCAATTTCCAAAACCCCCTCGCCCCACCATAAAAAACCGCCATCCCCGTCCCCATCCCGATCCAAACCCTCACCCACCCGATCTAAGAAGCCCCAACCTGCTTCCCCCGACCCGATTCTCGCCGATGCCTCACTCGACAACCCGGATCTCGGCCCGTTTCTCCTCAAGCTGGCTCGAGACACCATCGCCTCCGGCGAAGGCCCGAACAAGGCTTTGGACTATGCGGTCCGGGCCTCCAAGTCGTTCGAGCGGTGCGCCGTCGAAGGCGAGCCCAGCCTGGACCTAGCGATGAGCTTGCACGTGCTGGCGGCTATATACTGTAGCTTAGGCCGGTTCGAGGAAGCGGTTCCGGTTCTGGACCGGGCGATTCGGGTACCCGAGGTCCAGAGAGGTTCGGATCACGCGCTCGCGGCGTTCTCGGGCCACATGCAGCTGGGAGACACGTACTCGATGCTGGGACAGGTGGACCGGTCCATTGAGTGCTATGAGGAGGGCTTGAAGATCCAGATCGAGGCTTTGGGTGACACTGATCCCAGAGTTGGTGAAACTTGCAG ATATTTAGCTGAGGCCCATGTCCAAGCAATGCAGTTTGAAAGAGCAGAAGAATTGTGCAAGAAAACTCTTGAAATTCACCGTGCTCATAGTGAACCAGCATCCCTTGAAGAGGCAGCTGACCGCCGGCTGATGGCTCTCATATGTGAGGCAAAGGGAGATTATGAATCAGCACTTGAACATCTTGTCCTTGCCAGCATGGCAATGATTGCAAATGGGCAAGAAAATGAGGTTGCTGCTATTGATGTCAGCATAGGTAACATTTACATGTCTCTTTGTCGCTTTGATGAGGCCGTCTTCTCTTATCAGAAGGCACTCACTGTTTTAAAGTCATCAAAGGGCGACAACCACCCTTCTGTTGCCTCTGTCTTTGTTCGCCTTGCTGACTTATATCATAGAACTGGAAAGATCCGAGAGTCCAAATCATATTGTGAGAATTCCCTGAGGATATATGTGAAGCCTGTGCCTGGAACAACGGCAGAAGAGATTTCTGGTGGGTTGACTGAAATTTCAGCCATTTATGAATCCATGGATGAGCCTGAGGAGGCACTTAAGCTGTTGCAGAAGGCGATGAAGTTGTTGGAGGATAAACCAGGACAGCAAAGCACAATTGCTGGAATAGAAGCACGGATGGGAGTGATGTTTTGCGTGCTTGGGAGATATGAAGAAGCAAGGAGCTCTTTTGAGAGTGCTGTAGTGAAACTTAGAGCTAGTGGAGAGAAGAAGTCGCCCTTCTTTGGGGTTGTGCTGAACCAGATGGGATTGGCTTGTGTACAGTTGTTCAAGATAGATGAGGCTGCTGAGTTGTTTGAAGAAGCGAGGGGGATATTAGAACAAGAGTGTGGTCCTTGTCATCAAGATACTCTTGGAATATATAGCAATCTCGCTGCAACCTATGATGCTATGGGGAG AGTTGAAGATgcaattgaaattttggagtATGTCCTTAAACTACGAGAAGAAAAGCTCGGAATTGCAAATCCTGATTTCGAAGATGAGAAGAGAAGACTAACTGAGCTTCTGAAAGAAGCAGGCAGGACTCGAGACAGAAAAGCAAAGTCACTGGAAAACCTTATTGATCCAAACtcgaagaagacgaagaaagAGGGCACAAAGAGGTGGGGTGGCTTGGGCTTCAGACTTTGA
- the LOC117628546 gene encoding uncharacterized protein LOC117628546 → MLPQVKIFIILFLLFDLPISGRGDNFKDGMELTYSSGHEVNIIEMTKGRKLLLALDAMLDYQEPGANPGHEPRKGGGRGP, encoded by the exons ATGCTTCCTCAAGTCAAGATTTTCATCATCCTCTTCCTGCTCTTTGATTTGCCAATTTCAG GCAGAGGTGATAACTTCAAGGATGGCATGGAGCTCACCTACTCAAGTGGTCATGAG GTGAATATTATTGAGATGACGAAAGGGAGAAAGCTGCTTCTTGCACTTGATGCAATGCTGGATTATCAGGAGCCAGGGGCCAATCCAGGGCATGAACCACGTAAAGGTGGAGGTAGAGGTCCTTGA
- the LOC117629359 gene encoding beta-amylase 1, chloroplastic-like produces MAIASPSAPSFSASFCRTRTETPSTFTRIPSIFSHRAKPRPLTRRLALSARFNKSTSSDAGGSVSPDNGEPENGEPDDSELQYELFHGLSPQRCRKGSPVFVTLPLDTVGPLGLLRRPRAMVQSLKALAAAGVEGVVMEVWWGLVERDQPMLYNWEGYLEIVALARRCGLKVRAVLAFHQCGTGPEDPHWIPLPLWVLDEIDKDPDLAYSDRFGRRNMEYVSLGCDMLPVLLGRSPLQAYADFMRNFRDTFRPFLGVVITRIQVGMGPAGELRYPSCPTQKLTWAWRSRELGEFQCYDKYMLASLNACARAIGMPEWGNGGPIGAGNLMQNLEQTDFFKSHHGSWTTPYGNFFLEWYSGMLLLHGERICREAETIFRGTEASTSVKIAGIHWHYRTQSHPSEITAGYYNTRLRDGYLPIARMLAKYGFTLCCSCFELQDLEEQRMNPVGSPEGLLRQLLSAARVCDIPLEGETSTTSLDHQSFEQVVRMSKFYSYGLEKPSFSFNFVRMDKKMFEYHNWIRFNRFVRQMSDANAFRAKLEVDAMPDTRRSPTSISDVAKFGMGSTYC; encoded by the exons ATGGCGATCGCATCTCCGTCCGCTCCAAGCTTCTCCGCCTCCTTCTGCCGTACTCGCACCGAGACACCCTCAACCTTCACTCGCATCCCGTCCATTTTCAGTCACCGAGCCAAGCCTCGCCCACTCACTCGCCGACTCGCCCTCAGCGCTCGgttcaacaagtcaacttctTCCGATGCCGGAGGCTCAGTCTCGCCGGACAACGGTGAGCCGGAAAACGGTGAGCCGGACGACAGTGAACTTCAGTACGAGCTCTTCCACGGCTTATCGCCCCAGCGTTGTCGGAAAGGATCCCCGGTGTTCGTCACGCTACCTTTGGACACCGTCGGCCCACTGGGTCTGCTACGGAGGCCCAGGGCTATGGTTCAGTCGCTTAAGGCCCTCGCGGCGGCCGGAGTCGAAGGCGTGGTCATGGAGGTGTGGTGGGGCCTGGTGGAGAGGGATCAGCCTATGCTTTACAATTGGGAAGGCTACTTGGAGATCGTCGCTCTGGCTCGACGCTGCGGATTGAAGGTTCGTGCCGTCTTGGCGTTCCATCAGTGTGGCACTGGGCCGGAGGACCCTCATTG GATTCCTCTTCCTCTGTGGGTACTTGATGAGATTGATAAAGATCCAGATTTAGCATATTCTGACagatttggaagaagaaatatgGAATACGTTTCACTCGGGTGTGATATGCTTCCTGTTTTGCTGGGACGTTCACCTCTCCAAGCATATGCAGATTTTATGAGGAACTTCAGAGACACTTTTAGGCCTTTTCTTGGTGTTGTCATAACA CGCATTCAAGTTGGGATGGGTCCTGCTGGTGAATTAAGATACCCTTCTTGTCCTACCCAGAAACTAACATGGGCTTGGCGATCTCGTGAGCTTGGAGAGTTTCAGTGCTATGACAAG TATATGCTTGCGTCTCTCAATGCATGTGCAAGAGCCATTGGGATGCCTGAATGGGGAAATGGGGGCCCTATTGGTGCTGGCAATTTGATGCAGAATCTTGAACAGACAGATTTCTTCAAAAGTCATCATGGATCCTGGACTACACCATatggtaatttttttcttgaatgGTACTCAGGAATGCTGCTTCTGCATGGCGAAAGGATATGCAGGGAGGCTGAGACCATTTTCCGGGGCACAGAAGCTAGTACGTCAGTAAAAATAGCTGGGATCCACTGGCATTATCGCACTCAGTCTCATCCGTCAGAGATAACAGCTGGCTATTACAATACTAGACTAAGAGATGGATATTTACCAATTGCTCGCATGTTGGCTAAGTATGGATTTACTTTGTGCTGCTCATGTTTTGAATTGCAAGATCTGGAAGAACAGCGGATGAATCCAGTCGGTAGCCCAGAAGGCCTTCTCAGACAGCTGCTCTCAGCTGCTCGGGTGTGTGATATACCCCTAGAAGGTGAAACTTCTACAACCAGTTTGGACCATCAATCGTTTGAACAGGTGGTAAGGATGTCAAAGTTTTACTCATATGGTCTAGAGAAGCCCTCTTTTTCATTCAACTTTGTGAGGATGGACAAGAAGATGTTTGAATATCATAACTGGATTCGTTTCAATCGTTTTGTGAGGCAAATGTCTGATGCCAATGCTTTTCGAGCCAAGCTAGAGGTTGATGCAATGCCTGATACACGTCGGTCTCCCACTTCCATTTCAGACGTTGCAAAATTTGGAATGGGTTCTACATATTGTTAG
- the LOC117629358 gene encoding importin subunit beta-1-like translates to MAMEVTQILLNAQAVDGNVRKHAEENLRQFQEQNLPSFLLSLAGELANDDKPVESRKLAGLILKNALDAKEQHRKFELGQRWLSLDPSVKAQIKACLLKTLSSPAHDARSTASQVVAKLAGIELPLKQWPELIEALLSNNNQLPAHTRQATLETLGYICEEVSPDVVEQDQVNKMLTAVVQGMNSSETNNDVRLAATRALHNALGFAQANFSNDMERDYIVRVVCEATLSPEVKIRQAAFECLVSISSTYYEKLAPYIQDIFSITAKAVKEDEEPVALQAIEFWSSICDEEIDILEEYGGDFTGDSVIPCYYFIKQALPALIPLLLETLLKQEEDQDQDEVAWNVAMAGGTCLGLVARTVGDDVVPLVMPFIEENITKPDWRQREAATYAFGSILEGPSPDKLMPLVNVALNFMLNALMKDPNNHVKDTTGWTLGRIFEFLHGSTLETPIITQANCQQIITVLLQSMKDVPNVAEKACGALYFLAQGFEDAGPSSSPLAPFFQDIIQALLDATHREDAGESRLRTAAYEALNEVVRCSTDDTAPMVMQLVPLIMMELHQTLEAQKLSSDEREKQNELQGLLCGCLQVIIQKLGSSEPTKYVFLQYADQMMGLFLRVFACKSATAHEEAMLAIGALVYSTGADFAKYMTEFYKYLEMGLQNFEDYQVCAITVGVVGDICRALEDKILPFCDGIMTQLLKDLSSNQLHRSVKPPIFSCFGDLALAIGENFEKYLMYAMPMLQSAAELSAHTSGVDDDMIEYTNTLRNGIMEAYSGILQGFKGSAKTHLLMPYAPHVLQFLDSLYIEKDMDDFVIKTAIGLLGDLADTLGSAVGSLIQQSVSARDFLNECLTSDDPSIKEAAEWVKIAISRATNF, encoded by the exons ATGGCGATGGAAGTGAcccaaattcttttaaatGCACAAGCAGTGGATGGGAATGTACGCAAGCATGCAGAAGAAAACCTTAGAcaatttcaagaacaaaatcTTCCAAGTTTCTTGCTCTCTCTTGCTGGAGAATTGGCAAATGATGATAAGCCTGTTGAGAGTCGTAAATTAGCAGGTTTGATTCTTAAGAATGCTTTGGATGCCAAAGAACAACATAGGAAGTTCGAGCTTGGACAAAGATGGTTGTCCTTAGACCCATCTGTGAAGGCCCAGATCAAAGCTTGTTTGTTAAAGACCCTTTCTTCTCCTGCCCATGATGCTCGATCAACTGCATCTCAAGTCGTTGCAAAGCTAGCAGGGATTGAGTTGCCTCTTAAACAGTGGCCTGAACTGATCGAAGCTCTATTGTCAAATAATAATCAACTTCCAGCTCATACTAGACAAGCAACTCTTGAAACTCTTGGATACATATGCGAGGAAGTCTCCCCGGATGTGGTAGAGCAGGATCAAGTGAATAAAATGCTTACCGCTGTAGTTCAGGGCATGAACTCTTCTGAGACTAATAATGATGTCAGGCTTGCAGCCACAAGAGCTTTGCATAATGCCTTGGGTTTTGCTCAGGCAAATTTCTCAAATGATATGGAGCGTGATTATATAGTGAGAGTTGTATGTGAGGCTACTCTTTCCCCCGAAGTAAAGATTCGACAGGCAGCCTTTGAGTGCCTTGTTTCTATATCTTCGACCTATTATGAAAAGTTGGCTCCGTACATCCAAGATATTTTTAGCATTACTGCTAAGGCTGTGAAGGAAGATGAGGAACCTGTTGCACTACAGGCCATCGAGTTCTGGAGTTCAATTTGTGATGAAGAGATTGACATTTTAGAAGAATATGGCGGTGATTTTACTGGGGATTCTGTTATTCCGtgctattattttattaagcaAGCACTTCCTGCTCTGATCCCTTTATTATTGGAGACTCTTCTTAAGCAAGAAGAGGATCAGGATCAGGATGAAGTGGCCTGGAATGTTGCAATGGCAGGTGGAACTTGCTTGGGCTTGGTAGCACGGACAGTTGGCGATGATGTTGTTCCACTTGTAATGCCATTTATTGAGGAGAACATTACAAAACCAGATTGGAGGCAGAGAGAGGCAGCCACCTATGCGTTTGGTTCTATTTTGGAAGGCCCATCCCCTGACAAGCTCATGCCTCTAGTTAATGTTGCTCTGAATTTTATGCTGAATGCTTTGATGAAAGATCCAAATAACCATGTGAAAGACACTACCGGATGGACTCTTGGAAGAATATTTGAATTTCTCCATGGTTCAACTTTGGAGACACCCATAATTACCCAAGCAAATTGTCAACAGATCATCACAGTTCTTCTTCAGAGCATGAAAGATGTCCCAAATGTTGCTGAGAAGGCATGTGGTGCTCTCTATTTTCTGGCCCAGGGTTTTGAGGATGCTGGACCTTCTTCCTCCCCACTGGCTCCTTTTTTCCAGGATATCATCCAGGCCCTTCTCGATGCCACTCACCGAGAAGATGCTGGAGAATCCCGCCTGCGAACTGCAGCCTACGAAGCTCTGAATGAAGTTGTAAGGTGTTCCACTGATGACACTGCTCCAATGGTGATGCAATTAGTTCCTCTCATTATGATGGAACTCCACCAGACTCTTGAGGCACAAAAGCTTTCATCTGATGAGAGGGAGAAGCAGAATGAATTACAAGGCCTTCTTTGTGGTTGCTTGCAGGTCATTATACAGAAGCTTGGGTCATCTGAACCAACAAAATATGTCTTCTTGCAATATGCTGACCAGATGATGGGCCTGTTCTTGAGAGTATTTGCTTGTAAAAGTGCCACAGCTCATGAGGAGGCTATGCTTGCAATTGGAGCTCTTGTCTATTCGACAGGCGCTGATTTTGCTAAGTACATGactgagttttataaatactTGGAAATGGGTCTCCAGAATTTTGAGGATTACCAGGTTTGTGCCATCACAGTTGGTGTGGTGGGGGATATATGCCGGGCTTTAGAGGATAAAATATTACCTTTTTGTGATGGGATAATGACTCAGCTTCTCAAGGATTTGTCGAGCAACCAGTTGCACCGCTCTGTGAAGCCTCCCATATTTTCATGCTTTGGTGACCTGGCTTTGGCAATTGGGGAGAATTTTGAGAAGTATTTGATGTATGCCATGCCCATGCTTCAGAGTGCGGCAGAGCTATCTGCCCATACATCCGGAGTTGATGATGATATGATAGAGTACACAAATACATTGAGAAATGGAATTATGGAGGCGTACTCTGGCATCTTGCAAGGATTTAAGGGCTCCGCAAAGACCCATTTATTGATGCCTTATGCACCTCATGTTCTTCAGTTCTTGGATAGTTTATACATAGAGAAGGACAT GGATGATTTCGTGATAAAAACTGCCATCGGGCTCCTTGGAGATCTAGCTGATACACTGGGTAGTGCTGTTGGTTCATTAATTCAGCAATCTGTGTCAGCCAGAGACTTTCTAAATGAATGTCTCACGTCAGATGATCCTTCAATTAAGGAAGCTGCCGAATGGGTCAAGATAGCTATCAGCCGGGCAACTAATTTTTGA